In a single window of the Clarias gariepinus isolate MV-2021 ecotype Netherlands chromosome 16, CGAR_prim_01v2, whole genome shotgun sequence genome:
- the LOC128545082 gene encoding uncharacterized protein LOC128545082 isoform X2, with the protein MSSGALYAGVMKGNARALLFVLTGVALTASVCDADCLPSFNEYINNNLLKDHWYEMKNYTRTGEEATEEHEFLSVFNLLCSSIQANAEFYNKTYNETLPCSDEKSKRANIVWVYTEMVKYLVNNHDLTISDVSQLCKYNSCLTSYGTSFINITQFLSIYLKLCENSRVIPACPSPSPSPSPSHSPSPSHSPSPSPSPSPSHSPSPSHSPSPSPSPSSSQSPSPSPSPSPSPSSSPSPSPSPSAAPSPSPQSTTAAAVSSSTTSPAPDQKTSLKPSRAKEPSTAALMDTMKDGPVCSSETQRLLVISLVLNVVLLFLLLIIGLYRICKESPCPKFQGSVPPECMSLQYVNTETDNQSLDEGSSP; encoded by the exons ATGAGCTCTGGTGCTCTCTACGCCGGCGTGATGAAGGGGAACGCTCGGGCCCTGTTGTTTGTCCTGACT GGAGTCGCCCTTACCGCGAGTGTGTGTGACGCTGACTGTCTGCCCAGTTTTAATGAGTATATC AATAATAATCTCTTAAAGGATCACTGGTATGAGATGAAGAATTACACTCGCACTGGTGAGGAGGCTACG gaGGAGCACGAATTCCTCTCGGTCTTTAACCTGCTCTGTTCGTCTATACAAGCCAATGCAGAGTTTTATAATAAGACTTATAATGAAACACTGCCCTGTAGTGATGAGAAGAGCAAGCGGGCAAATATAGTGTGGGTTTACACAGAAATGGTGAAATATCTG gtAAACAACCATGATTTGACTATATCTGACGTCAGCCAGTTATGTAAATATAATTCCTGCTTAACGTCTTATGGCACAAGTTTCATCAACATTACACAGTTTCTGTCCATCTATCTTAAATTGTGTGAAAACTCCAGAGTGATCCCAG CATGCCCATCCCC GTCCCCATCCCCATCCCCGTCCCACTCTCCATCCCCATCCCACTCTCCGTCCCCGTCCCCATCCCCATCCCCGTCCCACTCTCCATCCCCGTCCCACTCTCCATCTCCGTCCCCATCTCCATCCTCCTCTCAATCTCCGTCCCCGTCCCCATCTCCGTCCCCATCTCCTTCCTCATCTCCGTCCCCATCCCCGTCCCCGTCTGCGGCCCCGTCTCCGTCCCCCCAGA gtacaacagcagcagcagtgagtTCCTCAACGACTTCTCCTGCGc CAGACCAGAAGACGTCCTTAAAGCCGAGTCGCGCTAAAGAACCCTCAACAg CTGCTTTGATGGACACAATGAAGGACGGCCCTGTGTGTTCTTCAGAGA CTCAGCGTTTACTGGTGATATCACTGGTGCTGAATGtcgtcctcctcttcctcctgctCATCATTGGACTTTACCGTATATGTAAAGAATCTCCATGTCCTAAG TTTCAGGGCTCTGTTCCTCCAGAGTGCATGTCATTGCAGTATGTAAATACAGAAACTGACAACCAG AGTTTGGATGAAGGTTCTTCACCATAA
- the LOC128545082 gene encoding uncharacterized protein LOC128545082 isoform X3, protein MSSGALYAGVMKGNARALLFVLTGVALTASVCDADCLPSFNEYINNNLLKDHWYEMKNYTRTGEEATEEHEFLSVFNLLCSSIQANAEFYNKTYNETLPCSDEKSKRANIVWVYTEMVKYLVNNHDLTISDVSQLCKYNSCLTSYGTSFINITQFLSIYLKLCENSRVIPACPSPSPSPSPSHSPSPSHSPSPSPSPSPSHSPSPSHSPSPSPSPSSSQSPSPSPSPSPSPSSSPSPSPSPSAAPSPSPQSTTAAAVSSSTTSPAPDQKTSLKPSRAKEPSTEAALMDTMKDGPVCSSETQRLLVISLVLNVVLLFLLLIIGLYRICKESPCPKGSVPPECMSLQYVNTETDNQSLDEGSSP, encoded by the exons ATGAGCTCTGGTGCTCTCTACGCCGGCGTGATGAAGGGGAACGCTCGGGCCCTGTTGTTTGTCCTGACT GGAGTCGCCCTTACCGCGAGTGTGTGTGACGCTGACTGTCTGCCCAGTTTTAATGAGTATATC AATAATAATCTCTTAAAGGATCACTGGTATGAGATGAAGAATTACACTCGCACTGGTGAGGAGGCTACG gaGGAGCACGAATTCCTCTCGGTCTTTAACCTGCTCTGTTCGTCTATACAAGCCAATGCAGAGTTTTATAATAAGACTTATAATGAAACACTGCCCTGTAGTGATGAGAAGAGCAAGCGGGCAAATATAGTGTGGGTTTACACAGAAATGGTGAAATATCTG gtAAACAACCATGATTTGACTATATCTGACGTCAGCCAGTTATGTAAATATAATTCCTGCTTAACGTCTTATGGCACAAGTTTCATCAACATTACACAGTTTCTGTCCATCTATCTTAAATTGTGTGAAAACTCCAGAGTGATCCCAG CATGCCCATCCCC GTCCCCATCCCCATCCCCGTCCCACTCTCCATCCCCATCCCACTCTCCGTCCCCGTCCCCATCCCCATCCCCGTCCCACTCTCCATCCCCGTCCCACTCTCCATCTCCGTCCCCATCTCCATCCTCCTCTCAATCTCCGTCCCCGTCCCCATCTCCGTCCCCATCTCCTTCCTCATCTCCGTCCCCATCCCCGTCCCCGTCTGCGGCCCCGTCTCCGTCCCCCCAGA gtacaacagcagcagcagtgagtTCCTCAACGACTTCTCCTGCGc CAGACCAGAAGACGTCCTTAAAGCCGAGTCGCGCTAAAGAACCCTCAACAg aaGCTGCTTTGATGGACACAATGAAGGACGGCCCTGTGTGTTCTTCAGAGA CTCAGCGTTTACTGGTGATATCACTGGTGCTGAATGtcgtcctcctcttcctcctgctCATCATTGGACTTTACCGTATATGTAAAGAATCTCCATGTCCTAAG GGCTCTGTTCCTCCAGAGTGCATGTCATTGCAGTATGTAAATACAGAAACTGACAACCAG AGTTTGGATGAAGGTTCTTCACCATAA
- the LOC128545082 gene encoding uncharacterized protein LOC128545082 isoform X1: MSSGALYAGVMKGNARALLFVLTGVALTASVCDADCLPSFNEYINNNLLKDHWYEMKNYTRTGEEATEEHEFLSVFNLLCSSIQANAEFYNKTYNETLPCSDEKSKRANIVWVYTEMVKYLVNNHDLTISDVSQLCKYNSCLTSYGTSFINITQFLSIYLKLCENSRVIPACPSPSPSPSPSHSPSPSHSPSPSPSPSPSHSPSPSHSPSPSPSPSSSQSPSPSPSPSPSPSSSPSPSPSPSAAPSPSPQSTTAAAVSSSTTSPAPDQKTSLKPSRAKEPSTEAALMDTMKDGPVCSSETQRLLVISLVLNVVLLFLLLIIGLYRICKESPCPKFQGSVPPECMSLQYVNTETDNQSLDEGSSP, from the exons ATGAGCTCTGGTGCTCTCTACGCCGGCGTGATGAAGGGGAACGCTCGGGCCCTGTTGTTTGTCCTGACT GGAGTCGCCCTTACCGCGAGTGTGTGTGACGCTGACTGTCTGCCCAGTTTTAATGAGTATATC AATAATAATCTCTTAAAGGATCACTGGTATGAGATGAAGAATTACACTCGCACTGGTGAGGAGGCTACG gaGGAGCACGAATTCCTCTCGGTCTTTAACCTGCTCTGTTCGTCTATACAAGCCAATGCAGAGTTTTATAATAAGACTTATAATGAAACACTGCCCTGTAGTGATGAGAAGAGCAAGCGGGCAAATATAGTGTGGGTTTACACAGAAATGGTGAAATATCTG gtAAACAACCATGATTTGACTATATCTGACGTCAGCCAGTTATGTAAATATAATTCCTGCTTAACGTCTTATGGCACAAGTTTCATCAACATTACACAGTTTCTGTCCATCTATCTTAAATTGTGTGAAAACTCCAGAGTGATCCCAG CATGCCCATCCCC GTCCCCATCCCCATCCCCGTCCCACTCTCCATCCCCATCCCACTCTCCGTCCCCGTCCCCATCCCCATCCCCGTCCCACTCTCCATCCCCGTCCCACTCTCCATCTCCGTCCCCATCTCCATCCTCCTCTCAATCTCCGTCCCCGTCCCCATCTCCGTCCCCATCTCCTTCCTCATCTCCGTCCCCATCCCCGTCCCCGTCTGCGGCCCCGTCTCCGTCCCCCCAGA gtacaacagcagcagcagtgagtTCCTCAACGACTTCTCCTGCGc CAGACCAGAAGACGTCCTTAAAGCCGAGTCGCGCTAAAGAACCCTCAACAg aaGCTGCTTTGATGGACACAATGAAGGACGGCCCTGTGTGTTCTTCAGAGA CTCAGCGTTTACTGGTGATATCACTGGTGCTGAATGtcgtcctcctcttcctcctgctCATCATTGGACTTTACCGTATATGTAAAGAATCTCCATGTCCTAAG TTTCAGGGCTCTGTTCCTCCAGAGTGCATGTCATTGCAGTATGTAAATACAGAAACTGACAACCAG AGTTTGGATGAAGGTTCTTCACCATAA
- the LOC128545082 gene encoding putative uncharacterized protein DDB_G0290521 isoform X4, with amino-acid sequence MSSGALYAGVMKGNARALLFVLTGVALTASVCDADCLPSFNEYINNNLLKDHWYEMKNYTRTGEEATEEHEFLSVFNLLCSSIQANAEFYNKTYNETLPCSDEKSKRANIVWVYTEMVKYLVNNHDLTISDVSQLCKYNSCLTSYGTSFINITQFLSIYLKLCENSRVIPACPSPSPSPSPSHSPSPSHSPSPSPSPSPSHSPSPSHSPSPSPSPSSSQSPSPSPSPSPSPSSSPSPSPSPSAAPSPSPQSTTAAAVSSSTTSPAPDQKTSLKPSRAKEPSTEAALMDTMKDGPVCSSETQRLLVISLVLNVVLLFLLLIIGLYRICKESPCPKSLDEGSSP; translated from the exons ATGAGCTCTGGTGCTCTCTACGCCGGCGTGATGAAGGGGAACGCTCGGGCCCTGTTGTTTGTCCTGACT GGAGTCGCCCTTACCGCGAGTGTGTGTGACGCTGACTGTCTGCCCAGTTTTAATGAGTATATC AATAATAATCTCTTAAAGGATCACTGGTATGAGATGAAGAATTACACTCGCACTGGTGAGGAGGCTACG gaGGAGCACGAATTCCTCTCGGTCTTTAACCTGCTCTGTTCGTCTATACAAGCCAATGCAGAGTTTTATAATAAGACTTATAATGAAACACTGCCCTGTAGTGATGAGAAGAGCAAGCGGGCAAATATAGTGTGGGTTTACACAGAAATGGTGAAATATCTG gtAAACAACCATGATTTGACTATATCTGACGTCAGCCAGTTATGTAAATATAATTCCTGCTTAACGTCTTATGGCACAAGTTTCATCAACATTACACAGTTTCTGTCCATCTATCTTAAATTGTGTGAAAACTCCAGAGTGATCCCAG CATGCCCATCCCC GTCCCCATCCCCATCCCCGTCCCACTCTCCATCCCCATCCCACTCTCCGTCCCCGTCCCCATCCCCATCCCCGTCCCACTCTCCATCCCCGTCCCACTCTCCATCTCCGTCCCCATCTCCATCCTCCTCTCAATCTCCGTCCCCGTCCCCATCTCCGTCCCCATCTCCTTCCTCATCTCCGTCCCCATCCCCGTCCCCGTCTGCGGCCCCGTCTCCGTCCCCCCAGA gtacaacagcagcagcagtgagtTCCTCAACGACTTCTCCTGCGc CAGACCAGAAGACGTCCTTAAAGCCGAGTCGCGCTAAAGAACCCTCAACAg aaGCTGCTTTGATGGACACAATGAAGGACGGCCCTGTGTGTTCTTCAGAGA CTCAGCGTTTACTGGTGATATCACTGGTGCTGAATGtcgtcctcctcttcctcctgctCATCATTGGACTTTACCGTATATGTAAAGAATCTCCATGTCCTAAG AGTTTGGATGAAGGTTCTTCACCATAA